The sequence below is a genomic window from Sphingobacterium sp. ML3W.
TTCTGTGATATCTTTTGGGTTTTCATGGGTAAAATAAACCACAATTCCAGACTTAGATTCAATGCAATATAAATTTCCACTTGAATCATTACCGAACGGAAAATACTTCGAGGCAATTTCTTTTGTTCGCAAATCTTCCCTTAATGATTCCCACATTTTTTCAATTGAGTTATTTGAATTAGAAATTTCAAAAAATGCACCAACATCTAAAAAATTATAGTCATTGCTTGAAACTTCATAAAAAGAATCTCGGTAAAAAAATGCACCATAAGGAAAAATTACTCCATTATAAAGAGTATAAAATAAAACAAAATCCTTTTGCCCTTGAAAGGCAAAAGAAATATTTTTTAAAATATCTTCTTGTGTTAAAGTTGATTTATTCCCTTTAAATTTCAAATCATTGTTGATAAAAAAAACATTTTCCATATTATATTATATTTAATGACATCCGTTGGTAATTTTAGATGCAGATTCTGTATTGTATTTAACGCCGTGATGATCTTCAAAATCATTAACCCCTCCAATATGGCTTTTTTTATGTGCTTCAAGTGAAACCAATTGCATTTTCATTTCATTTGTTTTTGGGTCATAACTAATGTGGTGAGAAATCCACTTACTTGCATCAAAGCCTTCTTTTAATTTTGCTGCTTCATATAGAGCAACTTTATCATTATAATGATAGCCTGTTGCTTTTATAGTGTATATTCCTTGTGCATTAGGATGTAAAGATCCGATTGGAAAGGTTATATGCTCTGATAATCCAAAAATATCGGTACTTGTATTCGGATCGTGGACGTAAGCATAAATATTTAAACCACCTGCAATAGAAATTGGATCCTGACTTATATAATTCCCACTTTCTACATCGTAATACCGAAACCTATTATAATACAATCCCGTTTCTATATCTTCATATTGTCCCGGATAACGAAATGGGATAAAAGAACTTGCTCCTTCAAGATTACGGATTTTGCCATAAATATCCAACTCCATTTCCCAAACTTTTTCTCCTTTTTCATCAAATGCTTGGCATGGTGTTCCTAAATAATCGGTTACTATAGAATATTTTTGATCTCCAACAATTTTGGCCGTAGGTTTAAATGTGCCTTCTTCAAAAACCCAAGTAATACAATCGGAAGTAACTGGCTCTGGTTGATCTTGCTGCAAGAATCCCATATCATCTACAATCCATTCGGGACGATTCTCTACTGCATAATTCCATTCATGTAATGGCGTATTTCCATCCCAAACAAAACGAGTGATGTTATTGGCTACAATTTTAGCTGTTCGTCTTCCTATAGCATCATATTCAAATATTACTTTTGTTCCATTGGGTTTTTCTACCTGTTTGAGCATTCCATTTCCTTGCCACTGGTACTTCCAGGTTTCTTTTCCTGTTTTCTGAATTAGATTGCCTTCAACATCGTACAGATAGAAAAATTCTTTGTCTCGTATTAACTTTCCTCCTATTCCATATTCTTTATCATTCCGCTCTTTTGTTTCAAATAGATTTCCTACCTCATCTGGAAACTTATAATCGTATTGCCCGTCTTCATATTTTGCCCAAGCTAAACTTCCAAAAGCATCATGCCCATAATCGGTTTGTCCTTGGGTAAGCTCATTGACCATTTTCCATAAACGGTTATTGGTGCTCCAACTGTAACGACGATGGCGCATAATTTGTTTTTCTGATTTTACCTGATGTACAATAGGGTGTCCGCCAGAATCATATTCCCAATTACTTTGTATTCCCCCACTCATAGTGCGACTTAACTCTTGTCCCATCACACTATATTGTCGCTGCATTTCCCATGAATTTTCTAAATCCTTCGTTCCTGCTTGCGTTTGAATCAGATTGCCTAACTTATCATATTCATGTTGGACATTAGCTCCTAAACTACTGGTTACTGCTATGCGTTGTCCATTACGATTAAAAATACTTTGTACACCATGTTCGCCTTGCTGATCCTCAATAATGCGTCCCATCGCATCACGCTGTAATTTCACAGTAATTTGCTCATTGACTGCTTCAATCATGAGACCTCGTTTATCATAACTATAGGCTTCCCAACTTCCATCATAATATTCGGAACGGATAATTTGCCCAATCAGATTATACTCATATTCCGTCCATCGATCTTCTGGTCGTTCAATGCGGACTACTTTACCTGCTCGATCTCTTCGGTACTCTCTTTTTAATCCGTCGAATCCAATTTCTTCTACAACATCTCCATTTCCATTTCTACGGAAACGGTATAATTCTTTATGTTCATTTTGAATGTTTACTAATTCTTCATTTTCATTATACGCAAACTTCACTTTTACTCCATTCTCTTCCCGCATGGTGAGATTGCCCATCGGTGTATATTCAAAGCGCACATCGTGATGATTGTCTCGGGCATGAATAACTTCATCGTAGGCATTATATTGTAATCGTACAGAACTATTATCGGGATGAATTACTTGTATCACTCTACCGAGTGCATCATAACTAAATTTTTGAGTTCCTCCCAATGGATTGGTTGATTTTTCAACTTCACCTCGATCATTATAAGTCCAAGTCGCTATGTCACCTTCTGGTAAATACATCTTAACCAGATTATGCTGCTTATCATATTCTAATCGGGTTCTACGTTTACTCACATCACGAATTTCACGAACTAATCCTTCTTCGTTATATTCAAATGCTGTTATTCCTTTATCGGGTGCTACTGTAGTTCGCAATACACCTGATTCATCATAATTCCATATTCGCCTATTTCCTTCGGGATCATTGGCTATAATTAATCGATCGTTTTCATCATATACATAGGTATATTGTGAACTATCAGGCTGAATAACTGATTTTAAATTGCCTTTATCATCATAGGTATAGCCAGTCAAATTTCCTTCTTCATCGATCTCACGGTACAATTCGAACATATCGGTGTATTCGAAAAATTTAGAATTCCCTAATGCATCTTGAATTTGAGTGCATAAAAAATCTTCATTATAATAGTATATACTTTCATTGCCCAAGGCATCGGTAATCACATTGTATCCTAATTCTGGGTAATAGGCCAAACGTCCTTCTAGAACGCCCCCATCTCCCCAAGTATGAACGCATCGTCCTTGTTTATCATATTTCCAATAGAATGTTTGTCCATTACGGTCTGTTTTGGAATCCATCAAATGATTGTGATAGGTAATTGTTGTTGCTTTTTCTAATGCATCCAAAATCGCAATCAAATCTCCTTCCTCACTATAACGGTATCCTACTAATAGTTCTTTTCCTTTTTTGGTTTGCAAATACACTGCCGTAATACGCTTTTGTTCATCAAGATCAAAAGTCAAAACTCTACCACAGCTGTCTGTTATTCCATGAAGTGCTGTTCCTGCATAATGCAATTGTATGGCCAATCCTGCTACATTACTGATGCTCACTGCTACGCATTTTGCATTCGTAACTGCTTCGTAGCTATACGTTAATAGCGAATTGTGGTTATAAACTGTATAATTATTCCCGATTCTTTTTAAGGTTAATCGTTCCATTCGATGGTAAAACTCTTGTTCTTCTTCTAAAAGAGGAAATCCTGCACTGCGTCCATCTGGAAGCATAACTCCAATAAATCCATCACTATGATGGATGGTTAAATCAAGGCTATAGCTAAAATGATATCCATGTCCTAATTGATGTTCATAGGAAGCATCTGAATTCCAAATACGCTCCCATACTAATGGGATAGGTCCCGGTAATTCAAAATCTATTACTTCAGAAAAGACTATTCCTTGTACTAAATCTACGGGTTCGAAACCATGCTTACATAAAAATTTACTCAATCGATTAGGTCCTTTTGCTGCTTTATTAGCTAACTTATTTAGTTTTTTAAGCATTGAACTGAATACTTTCCCAAGGCCTTTCATTAGAAAACCAAATCCTAATCCTGCTGCCAAATTGATGAGTATCCCCATTAAATCTGGAACATAAGGACCGGCAATATTCACAGGCTTACCCGTTGGAATAGGTAAACTCATACTTGTGGGTGCAAATAAGGATGGAATAGGTTTCCACCATTTTTTTCCAGGGGATAAACTCAATGGAATTCCAATATCATTGCACGTCATTTCCATATAACCTTTTGGACTAATACGACGTCCTTCCATATAAGCATCTTTACTTCCAAAAAAGTTCATTGATTCATGGCCAATTACGGGTATCATTGCAAACGGCCCCGTAAATAATGGAATGTGTATAAAGGTTATGATTCTTCCTCCCGTATCGGTAACACCTCTAGGTACACCATTTACATTGACCGAAGAACCAATAAAAGGAATATAGTCCATCGGGTCGATTACAATCCCAATGTAGGGATGTATCGGATTAAAAGGTGGTAATGTATTGAAATGCAAATCAATACCAATCACAGGGGTAAAATGATTATTTGTTAGCAACATAACCGTGTATTTTTAAGATTCACTTTCTTTTTTCTCCGGTAGGCTTTCTTTCAGCCTATATGCTGATTCTTATTTTTATTCTCATGTAATCCATGATGGTGTACGGTAAAACCGTAACCCATAATACCTAAGCTACTTTTAGCAAAGCTTGTAGCAATGAAAATGATGGTATGTATTTAATTTTGGTTAATAACCAATTTTGATGACCGAGACGATATTTACCTAAAAAACTCAGTCACAGGATATTAAACTTAGTGTTTTTTTAAATAACTTTATGTTATTGGTTGCTAATATTACTAATATTTTTAGTTCGCAGACCAAGTGTTACAGATAACAAGATACATACAGTAATATAATAAAGGCATCCCATTGACCTTACAAAGGTCTTTAATCAACCCATATCCAGTTAACATTTTTAGTATGTATATTTTGGATGTCCCAATTAGAATAGGTTTATAAAAGAAAAAGCCTTTCTTACTCTAAATGAATATTATATATAATAATTATTCAAACGTTTTTTTTTAAAATTACTTCTTTGTTAAAATAATATCTGTTGGGATTGAAAAAGCCCTATCTTTTTTTGGCTTTGATTCACCCGGTAAAACAACGGTTATTCCTCCTGGAATATTATTTAGTGTCATTCTAGCTTGATTATTGCCTAATAATTCTAATTCGATATATATTGTCTTCATTTTAATTACATCGGAAGTTGAAAATTTAATAATATTTTGGGCAATTGTCCTACCACTTTTCCTATAACCATCCAACGTACTATTGGATATTATCTCTCCATTTCCTTTTTCATAATAGTAATCAAGTTGAGGATTATCAAAAAAAACCTCTAATTTAGGAGTAAACGTTTTTTTTTGTTCGATTTTAATAATTAAATTTTCATTTCCATTTTTATATTCCCAAACACCTTCAAAAGGTTTTTCTTTTTCCATCTGTTCTGAAAATCTGTAATAGTCACCCTTTTTTAATTCGGGAATCTCTCCTTTTTTGAGGATTATTACTTTTTCTTGTCCATGTAGTATACTACTGCATAAAAACACTATTACTAAACTTATATATTTTTTCATATCTATTTTTTTATTAATTACAATTATTTACAACTATATTTAATCCTGATGTTGCTTTACTAATAGAATTCCATTGGCTAAAATCGGCATTTGCTTTCATTAATTTAAGCCCTGAGCCTTCTAATACTGTTAGTAAAGCAAATTCACGTGCTTGAATTACATTGAAAGCCAAGGACATATTTTGAAATGCATAATCATAAAGATTTTCCATTTGTTCCATAACTGTATTATTACTAAAACTTGCATTTCCAAAGTTATTAAATGTCGATGCATTATCAATCATCATGACATATGTGGTGCCATGACTGGACACGACTGTTGCGGTAAACGTCGATGTATTCTGGATATTACCGCCTTGATACAATTGATAAATGGCTTTTATATCAGCTATTGAAAATGTAGAAAAACCAGTTTTAGAATCTCCTACTACATGTGTATGCATATATCCACTAATAGGACTTGTTGGTGAAAGTTCTATTTCATGTGTATTAGAATTTCCTTCAATAGCTTCGTAACTAGTAGAAGTTCCATTTGTAGTCATTAAAAATCCTGTTTCATAATTTACGTTTAGGCTTGCTTTTAGTTCGTTCAGTTTTCCTTTGAATTCTGCATCATTTGCCTTCTTCTTCATCTCTTTACAAGGGGTCGTTGCTGCTTCCTCAGGATTATTTCCTGCTCCGCCACTGCTTCCGCCATAATTCCACCATCCAGAATTAGAAGGATTTGAATTAGGCCCTGTTAGTGGTCCATAAGCTAACCATACATCTCTAATGCCACCATTGCCAGCAGGTGAAGTACTTCCGTCTACTTTTACAGGGTCTAGTATGCCACCATCAATAGGATCATCTGGTATAAAGCCAATAACGCCTTTGTTACCTTGCTCTCCTGTATTATAAACTAATTGATGTGTGATAATACCATTTTTCACATTGTATCCACTAGAGAAATTTCCTTCCAGATCAGTAATAAGAATTACTCCTGTAAAGTTTTCATCTGTACTACTCTGGTCACGTCGCATACTAAAAACACGGGCAATAATCTCATTCTCCATTTTAAATAATATTACTCTACTGTAATATTTTGGATAAGCAATTACTGCTGGAATTACCGTTATTTTTTGATCACTATTAATCAATGGTTCATGACTAATTTGGTCTTGGAATAATGTTACAAAAATCGTAGATAATGTATCCTTTGCTTCTTTTGCTTTTTTTTCAGTGTTGAAAAGTTTATTGTGATTAAGGTAAGCTTTGGCCTCTTCTAGGCTTACTGTAGTAATGGTTCTTAAATTAGTATTTTTAATTTCTTCCAGTCCATTTTCATAATGACTACAACTATAAATAAAACATAGGAATAGCAATAGGTAATAGTAAATTTTTCCGCTCATAACACTAGATCTTTATTCATATTATTAGGCAAAATAGGGAAATATTTTAAAATAGGGAAACCTTTTCAATACAAATACACCTTATAATCAATGATTTACGGTTTTACCGTAATTTTTATTGGGCTCAGAAGCTATTTTGGTATATATACTCTTGGGTCTACCAATTAAAAATACTAATTAAGACGACCTTTCTTAATTGAAGAATCGAAATTCGATGTTTTAAGACCAGTGTAAAGCATCTGAAATATAATAGAATTCAAATTGGTAATAATTCTGATTTTAGTAAAAGGATATTGTTTATAGCTGATTGTAAAGAATGGCACCGTACAAGACTGCTTAGAAAAATAATTTTTTAGGATGAGCCTTTTTTTTCTTTACCCAATAGCAACGCTCCTTCACCAAGTAATGGCATTGACAAATTTTCCGCCATCGATCCAATTTAATTGGTCATCTTTATCTCTCATCTAAATTTAAAGATTTGATAAAATCCATAATATTCGGCATCATGTTTTGTGTAGGATTAACGGCTTGCCAACCGAAGCCGCAAAAAACAATCCCTTTACCTATAGAAAATGCGTTAATAAAAATTACGGATTGTGGGGTAACTTATAGTGGAAAACAATTGCCGTTTGGGGAAAATATTGAAGCCTGGGAAAAGGTATTGGGACAAAAAAGCAGTCGCCCGCTATTTGGTATGTTTGATGATTTGGGCGTAGCCGTATCAATAGATGACACATCCGATAAGGAAGCTGCTTTTTATATTTTCTTTACCAATTTAGATAGCCCAGAAGGTAAAGCTGGAGAATTAAGTAGAGCGCATAGTGTCAACATGAAACCTTTTGAAACTATCGAAAAAGAATATAAAGCGGCTAATTTACCGATGACCGAAACACTGAAAGCTCAAATTAAAAAAGATTTAGAAGAAACTTACAACCCCGAACAATATTTTTATCCTTACCATACATTTAAAGGCGTGGTCAATGTACAAGGTGTACCTATATCTGGCGATATGAATTTGCAAAAAATTAATGAATATAGGGAGCAAACCAAAAAGCTGGATATTTTTACTTTTTGGGATCGAAACGTGAATATGATAGATGAAACCTTAACAACGGAAGGCAAAGATGGAGTATATTTTCAAGTAACGGATAAAGAATGTAATGGAAAATTGTACAGAATTGTTTTGTTCTTTACAAACTACAAATTAGAATACATCCGTGTCCAGAATTTGAGTAAAAGTTATATGGAAATGTTGAAAAAATTAGAAGAGTAGACCGAAATATGTACAAATCACTATATAAAGTGGCGTTCAACGTTTTTGTTTTATTAGCTATGGTAAATAGCAGTTGTGGACAAAAAGCAAATGGAATGACCGAAAAGAAAATTTTAGCATTAGAAAAACAGGTAAAACACTACGATAAAGAGCCAGGATATTTCATTATGTTTAACAGCTATTTTTGTAATATAGAGGTTTTTGTAAACGATATTGCCATTTATAAAAATTATGGAGCAGAAGAACTCACCACGTTTTACCCCTTAGATTTAAACGAATATATTTTAAAAAGTGGTGAGCAAAAAGTAACCGTTCGATTACTTCCAGAAGAGGGCAATACGCTGTCCAAGGAAACAAGTATGAAACTTAAGATTGCAAGAATAGCAAATTTAAAAACATACAAAAATTTTGAAAAGGAAAAGAAAGTTCTGGTCGAATATGAAACCCCAATAGTGCCAAAAGAAGGCAAAACAGACGTAGAATATGGTGGATATTTCCAATATGCCGGATTACCTGTTTTTGAAAAAACGTTCACATTTCAGGCCGATGTTCCCTATACCGTACAAGGATGGGAAAACAGCCAAGTTTTAAATGGAAACGACCAAGATTTATCAAAATTAGAAAAAGAAGTAGTGGCATTTTACCAGCAAGTAAAAAATATATATGGAAAGCGAGATCAAGAAAGCTTTAGGATATTAGTGGAGCCCCGTTTGAAAGAAATAGCACAATCACACTATTATAATCAAAAAGATTTTAAGAAGATGATTGACGGTATAAATCAGATGTTTGGAAATGAAAATAAAGTTCATGCTATTGAGGATTATAAACTAAAGTTTTATGCCAATGGACGAATTGCAACATTAGAACCAAAGGATAGTGTAAATGTCAAATTAGATCAAGTACTACGCTTTGAAACAGCAATTTATGATGATTATTTAAAACGAGAAGTAAAAGGAACGGCAGGATTTAGAATGCGATTGCACAAACCCAAAGGCAGTAATGCATTTGAGATTATACGATAGTTGTAAATGCAGCTGTATTAGTTGTTATATATGGACAAAAGACAATATTTATGTACAAAATTAGATTCGTATTATTCATCAGCTTTTTTTGCTCGAATTTTGTTTCATGTCAGGAAAAAAAAGCAAACACCACTATGAGTCAAAATACAACCGGAGCAACTAAAGAATTTAAGTGGCGGGAAACAATCACTTGTCCTTTGGGATATCCTGTTGATGTTTATGAAGGTGGATTAGAGTCAAATAAAGGCTCTACTAGTCTTTATCTAGGTACACATACTGGAACTTATGGCTGGGGGCACATAGGAGGTAGCATGAGTTCGGGTATTAAACCATTACCAAATCGTTTGGATGTTGTATGGCTTTCTTATGCAGAAGATACCTTTTATCATATCGATACAAAGCTTGATTATGATAAAATACTCGCCTTATTTGAGGAAGGTTATCTCGATAGTTTTACACATAAAAAAATGACGTATTCAACTATAGTTGTAGGCTTTGCTCCAGGTGGAGTTGTTGTTGTATGGCTTTTTGGTGCTGGAAAACAAATTGAGGTAAGTCGATATGAAGGAAAAAAAATAGTTATACCAGAGCAAGAAATTGCGAAGCTAGATAGCCACGAGAAGTTATTATTTAACCCAGATTATCGCAAGTCCATTATGTTTAATGAAAAAATTGTGCCTCTAGAAGTGCGAGAAGCTAACAAAAATAAACCCATACCCTTTGGGCTATGGGATACGTATAGAAAAAAATACAATTGGAAACCAAGCTATTCAATTCCTAATGGTGGTGAAGCAATTAATTCCTTTTTCATTATGCTAAATGGCGAGCAGGAGGAATTTATTTATGAGACGTTTAAAAATAGAACATTTAGTCCAAGAGCTGTTCCTAGAATGGTGAATTTAGGATGGCGAGATTCTACTGGACAACGTTATGGAGGATCAGTAATTTTTAATGAGCAAGAAATTCTGAAGGTTTATCAGGAATTATATAAAAATGGTGCTGTTAAAAGTGCTGAATTAGTATTTAAGGTAAATGTCTCAAATACTGCTATAATGGTATTCTTAAACTCCGAAGGACAAGAGGTTATAATCCGTGAAAATAAAATTGAAATATTTAAATCGAGTAAGCAATAAATGCAATTAAAAACATCCTTATGAGTAATAAAGTTACATCCTTAATCATTATAATCTTCTTATCTATTTCAATAGAAGGAGCTGCTTGTACGATGTACAAGATTACTAAAAATGGCAAAACTATTGTTGGAAACAATGAAGATTATATAAGTCCGAATAGTCAATTTTGGTATGAAACTGCAAAGGTAGATAGATTAGGCGTAATGTACATGGGACAGCTCAATAACTTCGCGCAAGGCGCCATTAATGAAAAAGGGTTGATGTTTGATGGTTTTTATGCACCTTATTTAGCGATAAATAATACTGCAGGAAAAGCAAAAGTTACTATAGGAAAAGCGATTAGGCAGGTGATGCAGACAATGAGCAGTGTGGAAGAGGTTAAATCTTATCTGCAGACCATCAATTTATCTTCTCTCACCAACAGCATGCTTGTGTTTGTAGACAAATCTGGTGCTTATCTTATAGTAGAAGGCGATGAAATGATTATTGGCAAGGAGTCAGAAAAGTCGTTTTCCAATTTCTATTATTCTCAAACTAAAGAATTAAGCGAGGTCAAACTCGACTACTTTCAAAACGGACAAAAATTCATTGATGCTTCAAGCGGCAAAGCAACGCTTGACTATTGTGGGGAAGCAATGGGACATTTTTCCCAAAAAAAATCAATATCAGCGACGCAGTATTCGACAATTTATGATTTGAATTCTTTAAAAATAAGGGTGTATTTCTTTCACGATTATACACAGTTTGTAGAAATTGATTTAAAAAAGGAATTAAAAAAAGGCAATACTAAAATCATGATTGCTGATTTATTTCCCAAAGAATCTATTGGATATAAACATTATTTGAAATACAACAATCCGGAAAATCCAACATTGTTTGTTGAAGAGCTGATAGGCAATACAAAATTTTCCGAAAAGGAACTTGAGCAACTGGACTTTTCC
It includes:
- a CDS encoding DUF6705 family protein encodes the protein MKKYISLVIVFLCSSILHGQEKVIILKKGEIPELKKGDYYRFSEQMEKEKPFEGVWEYKNGNENLIIKIEQKKTFTPKLEVFFDNPQLDYYYEKGNGEIISNSTLDGYRKSGRTIAQNIIKFSTSDVIKMKTIYIELELLGNNQARMTLNNIPGGITVVLPGESKPKKDRAFSIPTDIILTKK
- a CDS encoding DUF2931 family protein; its protein translation is MSQNTTGATKEFKWRETITCPLGYPVDVYEGGLESNKGSTSLYLGTHTGTYGWGHIGGSMSSGIKPLPNRLDVVWLSYAEDTFYHIDTKLDYDKILALFEEGYLDSFTHKKMTYSTIVVGFAPGGVVVVWLFGAGKQIEVSRYEGKKIVIPEQEIAKLDSHEKLLFNPDYRKSIMFNEKIVPLEVREANKNKPIPFGLWDTYRKKYNWKPSYSIPNGGEAINSFFIMLNGEQEEFIYETFKNRTFSPRAVPRMVNLGWRDSTGQRYGGSVIFNEQEILKVYQELYKNGAVKSAELVFKVNVSNTAIMVFLNSEGQEVIIRENKIEIFKSSKQ
- a CDS encoding SMI1/KNR4 family protein — encoded protein: MENVFFINNDLKFKGNKSTLTQEDILKNISFAFQGQKDFVLFYTLYNGVIFPYGAFFYRDSFYEVSSNDYNFLDVGAFFEISNSNNSIEKMWESLREDLRTKEIASKYFPFGNDSSGNLYCIESKSGIVVYFTHENPKDITEVAPSFLDFCNKIQGAMR
- a CDS encoding RHS repeat-associated core domain-containing protein; the protein is MLLTNNHFTPVIGIDLHFNTLPPFNPIHPYIGIVIDPMDYIPFIGSSVNVNGVPRGVTDTGGRIITFIHIPLFTGPFAMIPVIGHESMNFFGSKDAYMEGRRISPKGYMEMTCNDIGIPLSLSPGKKWWKPIPSLFAPTSMSLPIPTGKPVNIAGPYVPDLMGILINLAAGLGFGFLMKGLGKVFSSMLKKLNKLANKAAKGPNRLSKFLCKHGFEPVDLVQGIVFSEVIDFELPGPIPLVWERIWNSDASYEHQLGHGYHFSYSLDLTIHHSDGFIGVMLPDGRSAGFPLLEEEQEFYHRMERLTLKRIGNNYTVYNHNSLLTYSYEAVTNAKCVAVSISNVAGLAIQLHYAGTALHGITDSCGRVLTFDLDEQKRITAVYLQTKKGKELLVGYRYSEEGDLIAILDALEKATTITYHNHLMDSKTDRNGQTFYWKYDKQGRCVHTWGDGGVLEGRLAYYPELGYNVITDALGNESIYYYNEDFLCTQIQDALGNSKFFEYTDMFELYREIDEEGNLTGYTYDDKGNLKSVIQPDSSQYTYVYDENDRLIIANDPEGNRRIWNYDESGVLRTTVAPDKGITAFEYNEEGLVREIRDVSKRRTRLEYDKQHNLVKMYLPEGDIATWTYNDRGEVEKSTNPLGGTQKFSYDALGRVIQVIHPDNSSVRLQYNAYDEVIHARDNHHDVRFEYTPMGNLTMREENGVKVKFAYNENEELVNIQNEHKELYRFRRNGNGDVVEEIGFDGLKREYRRDRAGKVVRIERPEDRWTEYEYNLIGQIIRSEYYDGSWEAYSYDKRGLMIEAVNEQITVKLQRDAMGRIIEDQQGEHGVQSIFNRNGQRIAVTSSLGANVQHEYDKLGNLIQTQAGTKDLENSWEMQRQYSVMGQELSRTMSGGIQSNWEYDSGGHPIVHQVKSEKQIMRHRRYSWSTNNRLWKMVNELTQGQTDYGHDAFGSLAWAKYEDGQYDYKFPDEVGNLFETKERNDKEYGIGGKLIRDKEFFYLYDVEGNLIQKTGKETWKYQWQGNGMLKQVEKPNGTKVIFEYDAIGRRTAKIVANNITRFVWDGNTPLHEWNYAVENRPEWIVDDMGFLQQDQPEPVTSDCITWVFEEGTFKPTAKIVGDQKYSIVTDYLGTPCQAFDEKGEKVWEMELDIYGKIRNLEGASSFIPFRYPGQYEDIETGLYYNRFRYYDVESGNYISQDPISIAGGLNIYAYVHDPNTSTDIFGLSEHITFPIGSLHPNAQGIYTIKATGYHYNDKVALYEAAKLKEGFDASKWISHHISYDPKTNEMKMQLVSLEAHKKSHIGGVNDFEDHHGVKYNTESASKITNGCH